The proteins below come from a single Balneolaceae bacterium genomic window:
- a CDS encoding anhydro-N-acetylmuramic acid kinase translates to MNPSIKKLADLAEKKSRKIIGLMSGTSLDGLDIALCEIQGSGENTTVELLEFETIPYSKKIRKELKKITSVENVKLKEISYWHTRLAHLHADMILKALEEWKVDRNHVDCIASHGQTIYHYPARDQKGIDDKVNNTLQIGDGDHIASKTGILTISDFRQKHVAHGGEGAPMAGLVDQILFTHPTETRILLNIGGIGNFTYLPPKKSSKKSFTTDTGPGNTLIDALAMHYFQKPYDKDGKIAFSGNVNEGLLDEMLNDSWFDENRSKTTGPEYFNLEWLQKKTESLGISVNELQPEDLVRTASELSARTITENIKQYVDEDESATLYVSGGGAHNPYLMKRIDELLPRVEIRTIDELGITADAKEAVLFAVLANEMLAGNGYAMETDGKTKKVNFGKISFAE, encoded by the coding sequence ATGAATCCATCGATAAAAAAATTAGCCGATCTGGCAGAAAAAAAGTCTCGAAAAATTATTGGGTTGATGTCCGGCACCTCGCTGGATGGCCTCGATATAGCTCTTTGTGAGATTCAGGGAAGTGGAGAAAATACAACTGTCGAACTGCTGGAATTTGAGACAATTCCATATTCTAAAAAGATCAGAAAAGAGTTAAAAAAGATTACATCGGTTGAAAATGTGAAGTTAAAGGAGATCAGCTATTGGCATACACGACTGGCCCATTTGCATGCAGATATGATTTTAAAGGCTTTGGAGGAATGGAAGGTAGACCGAAATCATGTAGACTGTATCGCCAGCCATGGCCAAACGATCTATCACTATCCTGCGAGGGATCAGAAAGGGATTGATGATAAAGTAAACAACACCCTTCAAATCGGGGATGGAGATCATATTGCATCAAAAACAGGAATTCTGACCATCAGCGATTTTCGTCAAAAACATGTGGCTCACGGCGGCGAGGGTGCCCCAATGGCCGGGCTGGTAGATCAAATATTATTCACTCATCCAACGGAAACCCGAATTTTGTTGAACATTGGCGGGATTGGAAATTTTACCTATTTGCCGCCCAAAAAATCATCAAAAAAATCCTTTACAACGGACACCGGTCCCGGTAATACATTGATCGATGCACTTGCAATGCACTATTTCCAAAAACCGTATGACAAAGATGGGAAGATCGCTTTTTCCGGAAATGTGAATGAAGGATTGTTGGATGAGATGTTAAACGATTCCTGGTTTGATGAGAACAGATCCAAAACAACGGGACCGGAGTATTTTAACCTCGAATGGCTTCAAAAAAAGACGGAGAGTTTGGGAATATCCGTAAATGAACTTCAACCGGAGGATTTGGTTCGAACGGCATCAGAACTTTCAGCAAGAACCATCACAGAAAACATAAAACAATATGTCGATGAAGATGAATCAGCTACTCTTTATGTAAGCGGGGGTGGTGCACACAATCCCTACCTGATGAAGCGGATTGATGAGCTGCTGCCGAGAGTGGAAATCAGAACTATTGATGAATTAGGAATTACAGCAGATGCCAAGGAAGCTGTACTCTTTGCTGTTTTAGCGAATGAGATGCTGGCTGGAAATGGATATGCGATGGAAACAGATGGAAAGACAAAAAAAGTAAATTTTGGGAAGATTTCGTTTGCAGAATAA
- a CDS encoding DUF2442 domain-containing protein produces the protein MLKATSIEFTEDALKVFLEDGREITVPIEWFPKLRDASPQEKNDWRFIGNGVGIHWESLDEDISVQGLLS, from the coding sequence ATGTTAAAAGCAACCAGTATTGAGTTTACTGAAGATGCATTGAAGGTATTTCTTGAAGATGGCCGTGAAATAACTGTACCAATTGAATGGTTTCCAAAATTGCGAGACGCTTCACCTCAAGAAAAGAATGATTGGCGGTTTATTGGTAATGGAGTTGGAATTCACTGGGAGTCATTGGATGAGGATATTTCAGTACAAGGTCTTCTTTCCTGA
- a CDS encoding 3-methyladenine DNA glycosylase, producing the protein MLKVFEQISPDASVLQEEDWVAQMNDHEESLSEVLDPYLEKRSRQEKDPVLDFLFEYYAFRPSHLMRWSPGIGTTLQYSDKSNLPEISELSCSNGLARLDPTFFPQKRVRSAKWTLELLEKSAERKPMFGCFGMHEWAMVYRAENVRHQQIPLRLSDDEIAEFVESRPLVCTHFDAFRFFTDKAQPMNKNQLSRETFQDTEQPGCVHTNMDLYKWAFKLHPWVSSELIREAFFNALETRKVDMQASPYDATEFGLDPIKIETETGRKKYVERQMEIYQNSQPIRYRLINAYQEVIQTVS; encoded by the coding sequence ATGTTAAAAGTTTTCGAACAGATATCGCCGGATGCTTCTGTATTACAGGAAGAGGATTGGGTGGCTCAAATGAATGATCACGAGGAGTCTCTTTCCGAAGTACTCGATCCCTACCTTGAAAAACGATCACGCCAGGAGAAAGACCCGGTTCTCGATTTCCTTTTCGAGTATTACGCATTTCGTCCCTCACATCTGATGCGATGGTCGCCCGGAATTGGAACTACTCTGCAATACAGCGATAAATCTAACCTTCCTGAAATTTCTGAACTGAGCTGTTCGAATGGTCTTGCCCGACTCGATCCTACGTTCTTTCCTCAAAAAAGAGTTCGATCTGCCAAATGGACTCTCGAGCTTCTCGAAAAAAGTGCCGAACGAAAACCGATGTTTGGCTGCTTTGGAATGCATGAGTGGGCGATGGTCTATCGCGCAGAGAATGTTCGGCATCAACAGATTCCGCTACGGCTCTCGGACGATGAGATTGCTGAGTTTGTGGAATCGCGTCCGCTGGTTTGCACTCATTTTGATGCATTTCGGTTCTTTACGGATAAAGCCCAACCGATGAATAAGAATCAACTCAGCCGCGAAACATTCCAGGATACCGAGCAACCCGGTTGCGTTCACACCAATATGGATCTTTACAAGTGGGCGTTTAAACTACATCCGTGGGTTTCAAGCGAGCTTATTCGTGAGGCTTTTTTCAATGCACTGGAAACCCGAAAAGTGGATATGCAGGCAAGTCCGTACGATGCTACGGAGTTTGGCTTGGATCCTATCAAAATTGAAACAGAGACGGGGAGAAAGAAATACGTAGAACGGCAAATGGAGATTTATCAGAATTCACAACCTATTCGGTATCGGTTGATTAATGCTTATCAAGAAGTGATTCAAACCGTGAGTTGA
- a CDS encoding UbiA family prenyltransferase — protein MFQEIKNFILHLRLHYQFFILSGGYLLGGLLADQMQFSQFWLQFLNVHVLLYGGATAFNSYWDKDEGPIGGLKHPPKMTSWMHHVSLLMMFAGWAWALSAGWSYFIVYGISLILFWLYSTPHARWKGDPILSLIAIGISTGLNSVFLGFWAAGGLFSLEILLSGIGASLILLSLYPVSQIYQADEDSKRGDVTFFVKFGQHGVQRFFQSTYLLGLMLLCAGFYRIYSIPAVVLFIVGLCSFIIINGFVSGLEGGQEEYQEVMNIKFFASLSFVIFLLISNIIRYEWFGQTFLSNYF, from the coding sequence ATGTTCCAAGAAATCAAAAACTTCATCCTTCATCTCCGGCTGCATTACCAGTTTTTTATCCTTTCCGGGGGATATCTTTTGGGTGGATTGCTGGCAGATCAGATGCAGTTTTCGCAGTTTTGGCTTCAATTTCTGAATGTTCATGTACTCCTTTATGGCGGTGCAACGGCTTTTAATTCTTATTGGGATAAAGATGAAGGTCCGATCGGAGGGCTTAAACATCCACCCAAAATGACTTCCTGGATGCACCACGTTTCTTTGTTGATGATGTTTGCCGGTTGGGCGTGGGCACTCAGCGCAGGTTGGTCTTACTTTATAGTTTATGGAATCAGCTTGATACTTTTCTGGCTCTACTCAACTCCTCATGCAAGGTGGAAAGGAGATCCTATTCTGAGCCTTATCGCCATTGGAATCAGCACAGGTTTGAATTCGGTCTTTTTGGGTTTTTGGGCAGCCGGTGGACTATTTTCTTTAGAAATTTTGTTGAGTGGAATAGGAGCATCACTCATATTGCTAAGTCTTTACCCGGTCTCACAAATTTACCAGGCTGATGAAGATTCAAAGCGGGGTGATGTAACGTTCTTTGTAAAGTTCGGCCAACATGGTGTTCAGCGATTTTTTCAATCTACATACCTTTTGGGATTGATGCTGCTGTGTGCCGGTTTTTACCGGATCTACAGTATTCCCGCTGTTGTCCTCTTCATCGTAGGTTTATGTTCGTTCATTATCATAAACGGATTTGTTTCCGGATTGGAGGGAGGTCAGGAAGAATACCAGGAGGTGATGAATATTAAATTTTTTGCATCGTTATCCTTCGTAATTTTCTTGTTGATATCGAACATCATTAGGTACGAATGGTTCGGACAAACATTTTTATCAAACTATTTTTAA
- a CDS encoding thioredoxin family protein, whose product MTDVKTAIISRDVIENAYTYDEYRELVDNLLEKNKTTGENHSDSMLHYTKMNVHRMNRLDRRTELKEELVEKLEQLDRSLTWLILTEGWCGDAGQIIPVVQKMADQTKMIQTRFILRDEHLEIMDQFLTNGRARSIPKLICLDSKTLDLLGEWGPRPDEAQKLFEDLKDNDEYSSREKAEKLHKWYADDKTASVQDEFIALIEKWGNRE is encoded by the coding sequence ATGACAGATGTAAAAACGGCTATTATTTCTCGAGACGTCATAGAAAATGCATATACATACGACGAGTATCGTGAGTTAGTTGATAACTTACTTGAAAAGAATAAAACAACCGGCGAAAATCATTCCGATTCTATGCTGCACTACACCAAGATGAATGTGCACAGAATGAATCGCCTGGACCGCCGAACGGAATTAAAAGAGGAACTCGTCGAGAAACTGGAGCAATTGGATCGTTCGTTAACGTGGTTAATTCTTACTGAAGGCTGGTGCGGAGATGCCGGTCAAATAATTCCGGTAGTCCAGAAAATGGCGGATCAAACAAAAATGATCCAAACGCGGTTTATTTTAAGGGATGAACATCTTGAAATTATGGATCAATTTTTAACCAATGGCCGGGCCCGGTCAATCCCGAAGCTGATCTGCCTGGATTCAAAAACATTGGATCTATTGGGCGAATGGGGGCCGCGACCCGATGAAGCTCAAAAGCTTTTTGAAGACTTAAAAGATAATGACGAATACTCCTCGCGCGAAAAAGCGGAAAAACTGCACAAATGGTACGCCGATGACAAAACAGCTTCCGTTCAGGATGAATTTATTGCATTGATAGAGAAATGGGGAAACAGGGAATAA
- a CDS encoding aspartate aminotransferase family protein has translation MMSESSQSFYNHVAQTSDDPMGLEIDRAEGPYIYTTDGRKFTDLISGIAVSSLGHRHPSVIKAIEKQLEKHLHVMVYGEFIQNPQSKFAQLLCNQLPKKLDRVYFVNSGTESVEGALKLAKKFTGRSKFVAFHNSYHGDTHGSLSVTGRDVYRDPYQPLLPNVHFSEFNSDTVFDLIDEETAAVIMEPIQGEGGIIPAEKEWLQTVRQRCNETGSLLIFDEIQTGFFRTGSLFAFEFYNVVPDIICLAKAMAGGMPMGAFVSSSEIFEVFKKDPPLNHVTTFGGHPVSCAAAHASLQTLLSDDFGAKATEIENIARNILKGEGIVEVRGRGAMLGLQLRDAELTQKVVKHCFEQGLILGWTLHSNSLIRIAPPLIIERILLEESLQVIRESVLNNL, from the coding sequence ATGATGTCTGAGTCGAGCCAATCGTTTTATAATCATGTTGCTCAAACCAGCGATGATCCGATGGGGCTTGAAATTGACCGGGCGGAAGGTCCGTATATCTATACAACGGATGGCAGAAAGTTTACAGATCTGATTTCAGGAATTGCTGTGAGTAGTCTTGGACATCGCCACCCGAGTGTGATAAAAGCGATTGAGAAACAGTTGGAGAAACATCTCCATGTGATGGTGTACGGCGAATTTATCCAGAATCCGCAGAGCAAGTTTGCTCAGCTTTTGTGCAATCAGCTTCCCAAAAAACTGGATCGTGTCTATTTTGTTAATAGCGGAACAGAGTCCGTGGAAGGAGCTCTGAAACTGGCAAAGAAGTTTACAGGCCGGAGTAAATTTGTAGCTTTTCACAACAGCTACCATGGGGATACTCACGGCTCGTTAAGTGTAACCGGGCGAGATGTTTATCGTGATCCGTATCAGCCACTTCTGCCAAATGTTCATTTTTCTGAATTCAATTCTGATACAGTATTTGATCTGATTGATGAGGAGACCGCGGCGGTTATCATGGAGCCGATTCAGGGCGAAGGCGGAATCATTCCTGCTGAAAAAGAATGGCTGCAAACAGTGAGGCAGAGATGCAATGAAACCGGATCACTCCTCATTTTTGATGAAATTCAAACCGGGTTTTTCAGAACAGGGAGTTTGTTTGCATTTGAGTTTTATAATGTAGTTCCAGATATCATCTGCCTGGCAAAAGCGATGGCAGGGGGCATGCCGATGGGGGCTTTTGTATCCTCATCCGAAATATTTGAGGTTTTCAAAAAAGATCCGCCGCTGAATCACGTGACGACGTTTGGCGGTCATCCGGTCAGTTGTGCTGCTGCTCATGCCAGTCTTCAAACGCTGTTGAGTGATGATTTTGGAGCAAAAGCAACCGAGATCGAAAACATCGCGAGAAACATTTTAAAAGGAGAGGGAATTGTTGAGGTTCGCGGACGCGGAGCCATGCTGGGACTTCAGTTACGAGATGCTGAACTCACCCAAAAAGTAGTTAAACACTGTTTTGAACAAGGCCTGATTCTCGGCTGGACGTTGCATTCAAATTCATTGATTCGAATCGCTCCGCCATTGATTATTGAGCGAATACTTCTTGAAGAATCTCTTCAAGTTATAAGGGAATCAGTATTAAATAATTTGTAA
- a CDS encoding nucleotidyl transferase AbiEii/AbiGii toxin family protein yields MDLYENFFSVISALQKEKVEYVLIGGFAVVLHGFPRATQDIDLFLKPTEENIARLRKALHQVFDDPAIQEISLNELNKYPVIRYGTPDGFSIDLIVNIGEMFSYDDIQFELRNIDDQPMRIATPRSLLEMKRNTYREIDQLDVKFLLKKIEREDNDGN; encoded by the coding sequence ATGGATCTGTATGAAAATTTTTTTAGCGTTATTTCTGCTCTGCAAAAAGAAAAAGTAGAGTATGTTCTGATTGGTGGATTTGCAGTGGTCCTACATGGATTTCCGAGAGCAACTCAGGATATAGATCTATTTCTCAAGCCCACAGAAGAAAATATTGCCAGACTAAGAAAAGCCCTTCACCAAGTGTTTGATGATCCGGCTATTCAGGAAATTTCACTAAATGAATTAAACAAGTATCCGGTTATTCGATATGGAACTCCGGATGGATTTTCGATTGATTTAATTGTTAATATCGGTGAAATGTTTTCGTATGATGATATTCAATTTGAACTGCGCAACATAGATGATCAGCCTATGAGAATAGCCACACCTCGTTCACTTCTTGAAATGAAAAGAAATACATACAGGGAAATCGATCAGCTTGACGTAAAATTTCTCCTGAAAAAAATTGAAAGAGAGGACAATGATGGGAATTGA
- a CDS encoding PA0069 family radical SAM protein yields the protein MEPIKGRGSAHNPKNRFLDTHLEYDVDEETGEIERPDTQFLTDHTSEIISTNKSPDISFDVSVNPYRGCEHGCVYCYARPTHEYLGMSPGLDFESKIVVKYDAPKLLRQKLAAKSWKPQTLVMSGVTDPYQPIEKKLEVTRGCIEVLAECNHPLVVITKNYQVTRDIDLLSKLAEKNAVKVVLSITSLDKTLTDTMEPRTSRPNRRLKAVRELTEAGIPVNVNIAPLIPGLTDEELVPIMEASADAGAESVAVVPLRLPYAVKDLFVKWLEDHHPNRKKKVLNRIKNMKDGKLNRSEWGERFKVDGPFGDQIRQLLQIHTKRLGLNQKNQPLETKHFRRPSTDQLRLF from the coding sequence ATGGAACCAATCAAAGGCAGAGGAAGTGCTCACAATCCTAAAAACAGATTTTTAGATACCCATCTTGAGTATGATGTGGATGAAGAGACCGGAGAGATCGAACGTCCGGATACGCAATTTCTGACTGATCACACTTCAGAAATCATATCAACCAACAAAAGCCCGGATATCTCATTTGATGTAAGCGTAAATCCCTACAGGGGATGCGAACACGGTTGTGTCTATTGTTACGCCCGGCCGACTCACGAATATCTTGGAATGAGCCCCGGGTTGGACTTCGAATCCAAAATTGTGGTGAAGTATGATGCGCCAAAACTCCTGCGGCAAAAACTGGCAGCGAAAAGCTGGAAGCCGCAAACATTGGTCATGAGCGGGGTTACGGATCCTTATCAGCCCATTGAAAAGAAACTTGAGGTTACAAGAGGCTGTATTGAAGTATTGGCGGAATGTAATCATCCGTTAGTTGTTATTACCAAGAACTACCAGGTTACGCGAGATATCGATCTGCTTTCTAAATTGGCTGAAAAGAATGCGGTAAAAGTAGTTCTGTCTATTACCTCTCTTGACAAAACGCTTACCGACACGATGGAGCCTCGTACTTCCAGGCCGAATCGAAGGCTTAAAGCTGTGCGTGAATTGACAGAAGCCGGAATTCCGGTGAATGTAAATATTGCACCGCTTATTCCCGGATTAACGGATGAAGAACTTGTACCCATCATGGAAGCATCGGCAGATGCTGGTGCTGAATCAGTTGCGGTTGTTCCGCTGAGATTGCCTTACGCTGTTAAAGATCTGTTTGTAAAGTGGCTGGAGGATCATCACCCCAATCGAAAAAAGAAGGTGTTGAACCGTATTAAAAATATGAAGGATGGAAAGCTGAATCGTTCGGAATGGGGAGAGAGATTTAAGGTTGACGGACCTTTTGGAGATCAAATTCGACAGCTTTTGCAAATTCACACGAAACGGCTGGGGTTAAATCAGAAGAATCAACCACTGGAAACCAAACATTTTAGGAGACCTTCCACAGATCAGCTCCGTTTATTTTAA
- a CDS encoding thioredoxin family protein, translating to MAVESTMLELGTKAPDFTLHDVVSGRTYKPADFERNRAFLVMFICNHCPYVKLIKKHLVDYATDYMPKDVGIVAISSNDIENYPEDAPDKMKEDAEKFGYPFPYLFDEDQEAAHAYKAACTPDLFLFDEKQELYYRGQFDDARPKNGIEPTGEDLRNATDRLLAGEPAPEKQIPSMGCNIKWKKGNEPAWYG from the coding sequence ATGGCAGTTGAATCGACAATGCTGGAACTTGGAACCAAAGCCCCGGATTTTACACTTCACGATGTAGTCTCGGGCAGAACCTACAAACCTGCAGACTTTGAGAGAAACAGAGCTTTTTTAGTCATGTTTATTTGCAATCACTGTCCGTATGTGAAATTGATTAAAAAGCACCTTGTAGATTACGCTACAGATTACATGCCAAAGGATGTGGGGATTGTTGCGATCAGTTCGAACGATATTGAAAATTATCCTGAAGATGCCCCGGATAAGATGAAAGAGGATGCAGAGAAGTTTGGCTATCCGTTTCCTTACTTGTTTGATGAAGATCAGGAAGCTGCACACGCCTATAAAGCGGCCTGCACTCCCGACCTGTTTCTGTTTGATGAAAAGCAGGAGCTTTACTACAGGGGCCAATTCGATGATGCCCGTCCCAAAAATGGCATAGAACCTACCGGTGAAGACTTGAGGAATGCAACGGATCGTTTGTTGGCCGGTGAACCTGCTCCTGAAAAACAGATTCCCAGTATGGGTTGCAACATTAAATGGAAGAAGGGAAATGAGCCGGCCTGGTATGGTTAA
- the trmB gene encoding tRNA (guanosine(46)-N7)-methyltransferase TrmB: MGNKNKLQRFEDIARFQNVFEYTDFEDEPTPKGEWHKKIFENDNSIVLELACGKAEYTIYFAENNPNKNYIGIDLKGNRIWKGAKYALNQELNHVRFIRMLIDHLEDYFEKSEVDEIWITFPDPHPRGSRSRQRLTSPKFLEIYRNVLKPGGLIHLKTDSDLLFNFTLETIEEEGCEIIKKVDDIYKEEPDNELLTHKTFYEKKHLKAGKTIHYVSFTL; this comes from the coding sequence ATGGGGAATAAAAACAAGCTTCAGAGATTTGAGGATATTGCTCGTTTTCAAAACGTGTTTGAATATACCGATTTTGAAGACGAGCCAACTCCGAAAGGAGAATGGCATAAAAAGATTTTTGAGAATGATAATTCTATTGTTCTCGAATTAGCCTGTGGAAAGGCCGAATACACCATCTATTTTGCTGAAAATAATCCCAATAAAAACTATATAGGGATTGATCTGAAGGGAAATCGAATCTGGAAAGGTGCCAAATACGCTCTGAATCAAGAACTGAATCATGTTCGGTTTATTCGAATGCTGATTGATCACCTTGAGGATTATTTTGAGAAGAGTGAAGTGGATGAAATCTGGATCACCTTTCCCGATCCGCATCCAAGAGGATCACGATCCAGGCAAAGACTTACCTCACCAAAATTTCTTGAGATCTACAGAAATGTTTTGAAACCCGGCGGTTTGATTCACCTGAAAACTGATTCAGATCTTCTCTTTAATTTTACACTTGAGACTATTGAGGAGGAGGGCTGTGAAATCATCAAAAAAGTAGATGACATCTATAAGGAGGAGCCTGATAACGAGCTGCTTACTCATAAGACATTTTATGAGAAAAAGCATCTGAAAGCCGGAAAAACTATTCACTACGTCAGTTTTACGCTGTAG
- a CDS encoding alpha-L-fucosidase, translated as MKKFSTPLFLFVILFVVSSCSSDVGEVAPPAPVYPVPSEAQLDWHRMELLAFVHFTTNTFTNKEWGYGDESPSIFNPTEMDVDQWMTTLSNAGFEGVILTAKHHDGFCLWPSEYTEHDVANSPYKDGEGDVVKEVSEAAREHGMKFGVYLSPWDRNRADYGEPSYIDYYRNQLEEIFTNYGPIFEMWFDGANGGDGYYGGANETRTIDRQTYYDWPTTIEFVRDLQPEPQVLFFSDAGPDIRWVGNEHGFVNETNWNTINNDTLYAGQSGINDLLATGSEDGQKWIPAEVDVSIRPGWFYHPEEDSLVKTPDELFDIYMTSVGRGSNLLLNVPPDRRGLIHENDVAALREWRSMLDETFETNVAENAEATADSYRGEHEDYAPEHLTDGDNETYWATDDGISTGELEVILDEPREINYIVVQEYIQLGQRVQSFSIDVWQDGEWQEVADQTTIGYKRILEIDPVTTDRIRINIEDSKASPVISNIEVY; from the coding sequence ATGAAAAAATTTTCTACACCGTTATTTCTATTTGTAATTCTTTTTGTTGTCAGTTCATGCAGCTCTGATGTTGGAGAGGTTGCTCCTCCGGCTCCCGTATACCCCGTTCCTTCCGAAGCCCAACTCGATTGGCACAGAATGGAACTCCTGGCGTTTGTACACTTTACCACCAATACATTTACCAATAAAGAATGGGGATATGGCGATGAGAGTCCATCCATTTTTAATCCCACAGAAATGGATGTTGATCAATGGATGACCACCCTGAGTAATGCTGGCTTTGAAGGTGTGATTTTAACAGCAAAGCACCACGACGGATTTTGCCTTTGGCCCAGCGAATATACAGAACACGATGTAGCAAACAGCCCTTATAAAGACGGAGAAGGAGATGTGGTAAAAGAAGTTTCAGAAGCAGCACGAGAACATGGAATGAAATTCGGCGTCTATCTTTCGCCGTGGGATCGAAACCGGGCTGATTATGGAGAGCCTTCTTACATCGATTATTACAGAAATCAACTGGAAGAAATTTTCACCAATTACGGACCTATTTTTGAAATGTGGTTCGACGGCGCAAATGGCGGTGATGGTTATTACGGCGGTGCAAATGAAACCCGAACTATCGACCGGCAAACCTACTACGATTGGCCCACAACCATTGAGTTTGTTCGAGATCTGCAACCCGAGCCACAAGTTCTCTTTTTCAGCGATGCCGGGCCTGATATTCGCTGGGTTGGAAACGAACATGGATTTGTGAATGAAACCAACTGGAATACCATCAACAACGATACGCTTTATGCAGGTCAGTCAGGAATTAACGATCTGCTTGCAACCGGATCGGAAGATGGCCAGAAATGGATACCAGCTGAAGTGGATGTATCGATTCGTCCCGGTTGGTTTTATCATCCCGAAGAAGATTCACTTGTAAAAACACCTGATGAATTGTTTGATATCTATATGACTTCCGTTGGCCGCGGGTCGAATCTTCTGCTGAATGTTCCTCCCGACAGACGTGGACTGATCCACGAAAATGATGTTGCCGCTCTTAGAGAGTGGAGAAGCATGCTGGATGAAACATTCGAAACAAATGTTGCTGAAAATGCTGAAGCTACGGCTGATTCTTACCGGGGAGAACACGAAGATTATGCCCCTGAACATCTCACAGATGGAGATAACGAAACTTACTGGGCTACTGATGATGGTATTTCAACCGGCGAGCTTGAAGTTATATTGGACGAACCCAGGGAGATCAATTATATAGTGGTGCAGGAATATATACAGCTTGGCCAGCGTGTTCAATCTTTCTCCATTGATGTGTGGCAAGATGGCGAATGGCAAGAAGTCGCTGATCAAACCACCATCGGCTACAAACGCATTCTTGAAATTGATCCGGTAACCACTGATCGGATTCGAATCAACATTGAGGATTCGAAAGCCAGTCCCGTGATTTCAAATATTGAAGTGTATTAA
- a CDS encoding TetR/AcrR family transcriptional regulator, whose protein sequence is MSLRTEILEVSRELLVEEGFGKLSMRNIAKRANVTATSIYLHFDNKDDLLLALIEESIEHLKEKLLEEIEDSKDFIRQLEDLARCYIHFALDHPKEYEIIYMVRPEEMPEYPKEKYQQIRSAYELLAEIIENGKKEHLIDVENPMISAYTLWAQLHGVVSVILSKRLDTRIPQKKFIDQAIDHIIQGFIIQKTPA, encoded by the coding sequence ATGTCACTAAGAACAGAAATATTAGAAGTCAGCCGGGAACTTTTAGTTGAGGAGGGGTTCGGAAAACTGTCGATGCGGAATATCGCAAAACGTGCAAATGTAACCGCAACAAGTATCTACCTTCATTTCGACAATAAGGATGATCTTCTCCTGGCTTTGATAGAAGAGAGTATTGAGCATTTAAAGGAAAAACTACTTGAGGAGATTGAGGACTCAAAAGATTTCATCCGGCAATTGGAGGATCTGGCAAGATGTTACATTCATTTCGCTCTTGACCATCCAAAAGAGTATGAAATTATATATATGGTTCGGCCGGAGGAGATGCCGGAGTATCCAAAAGAAAAATATCAACAAATTCGGAGTGCTTACGAATTACTGGCAGAGATTATTGAAAATGGAAAAAAAGAGCATTTGATTGATGTTGAAAATCCAATGATCAGTGCATATACCCTATGGGCTCAATTGCATGGGGTAGTTTCTGTTATTTTAAGTAAAAGACTCGATACCCGCATACCTCAAAAGAAATTTATCGATCAGGCAATTGATCACATTATTCAGGGATTTATCATACAAAAAACACCCGCATAA